In Nocardia sp. NBC_01327, the genomic stretch TTTGATTCTGTACCTGGCGTTTTGGACGGCGTGGGCCTGCATCACGCTGTACAGCGATGTCGCTCGCGATCACACGCACCAGGGGTTGATGCTCGCGGCCATGCTGGGGCTCGGCCTGATGGCGGCGGCGGTGACGGGGGTGCCGGATCGGCATTCGACCACGTTCGCGGCGGTATATGTGGTGCTGCGGGTGTTCACGGCGCAGATCTGGGGGCGCGGGCGGATCGTGGTCGACTGGCCGGTCGCTCAGCTGACCCTCGGGGTACTGCCGTGGATCGTCTCGCTGTGGGTGGGCGAACCGGGGAAGTACTGGTGGTGGGCGGCGGGACTGGTGATCGACCTGTACCTGATGTTCGCGGTCAGCGGCGAGCGCATGCTGGCCGAGGCGCAGCAGAAGCTCGATTGGCGGCTGAGCAGGTCCCATCGCTTCGACGATATCGAGGTACCGAAAATCAAAGCGGTGCATGCCGATCCGGAGCATTTCGGGGAACGGCTCGGGCTGTACGTGATCATCGTGCTCGGTGAGGGCGTCATTGCGGTGATCGACGCCGTCGGCTCGGAGGCCTGGACGGCGCGGGTGCTCGTGCTGGGTTTCGGGTCGTTCACGATTCTCGCGGGGTTGTGGGCTCTGACCCTCATGTTCGGCGCGATTCCCCGCTTGATGAGTGGTGCGGATACGACCGGAAGAGTCCCGTGGCAGCACATTATGGCGACGCACTGCGGGGTCACCGGCGCGATCGCCACGATCGCGGCGGGTCTGGGCATGACCATCGCGCATGCGGACAGCCATGTGACGACGGGCATCGGGTGGGTGCTGTGCGGTGGCGCCGCAGCATATTTCGTGATCACGGGATTGAGTGGACTGCGCAGTGGCGCCGATTGGCACTCGATCCTGGGCTATCCGCTCCCCTGCGCGGCGATCGCGGTGGTATTGGGAATTTTCGCGGTGCACATCGGTCCGATCGGACTGGTGTACGGCGTGCTGGCGCTGATCGTCTGGTCACTGCTGTGGCAGACCTACACCGACGGGAAGTGGCGGACGGGGACCGGTCCCGACCGTCCGCATCGCCCGTCGCGCGGTGAATCCGGTCCGGCAGCGGCCTGACGCTCAGCCCCGGTCGCGGAGCCGGCGCAGGGCGACGGTGAAATCGGGGGTGTTCTCCCCCAGGGGCGCGAAGAATTCGCGATCGCAGGATTCGACCGCGACGATGGCCCGATTCACCAGGGCCACACCGGTTTCCGTGGGCACCAGCGATTTGGCGCGGCGGTCGTGCGGATGGTCGCGGCGTTCGATCAGGCCCTTGTTCTCCAGGACGCGCAGCACCTGCGAGGTCATCATGGGGTCGGTCGCGGCCTGGGCGGCCAGATCGCGCTGCATGACCGGCTCACCGCCGGAGTTGCCGGTGAGCCAGGTCAGTGCGGCCAGCAGCACGAACTGCACATGGGTCAGGTCGAAGGGGTCCAGGGCCGCCCGCTGGGCGGCCTGCCAGCGGTTGGTCACCTGCCAGAGCAAGAAGCCCGGACTTTCCTCAGCGCCGAAATCGGAGCGCAGCAAGTGCTCGGATTCATTGTTCTCACCGGGCGCCGTCACTCGCCGACCATAGCGCGGGAGATGACGGCGAAATCGTGGGCGGTCAGTTCGACCAGGCCGCGCCGCAGCACGATCCCCCAGTTGGGCGTGCTGGTCAGGTCGAGTTCGCCGCGGAGCCGGTCGATGGGCACCTCGGCGGCGGTCTTGTCGTAGTCGACCGCCCGCCGCCAGGGGCGGAAGCAACCGCCCTGATCGTCGGCCTGCCAGACGGGCTGATCGTCGATGATGCCGAGGGCGGTGAACGCCTTGATCGGCTCGCCCTCGCGCATGCCGGTCCGGGGTGAGTAGTAGACGAATCCGTCCCCCGGCTGCATGCGCTCCACCGGGGC encodes the following:
- a CDS encoding low temperature requirement protein A; the protein is MANNAPAEGTTHDRHATWMELFFDLVAVAGISELTHLLHRGPSLGELALYLILYLAFWTAWACITLYSDVARDHTHQGLMLAAMLGLGLMAAAVTGVPDRHSTTFAAVYVVLRVFTAQIWGRGRIVVDWPVAQLTLGVLPWIVSLWVGEPGKYWWWAAGLVIDLYLMFAVSGERMLAEAQQKLDWRLSRSHRFDDIEVPKIKAVHADPEHFGERLGLYVIIVLGEGVIAVIDAVGSEAWTARVLVLGFGSFTILAGLWALTLMFGAIPRLMSGADTTGRVPWQHIMATHCGVTGAIATIAAGLGMTIAHADSHVTTGIGWVLCGGAAAYFVITGLSGLRSGADWHSILGYPLPCAAIAVVLGIFAVHIGPIGLVYGVLALIVWSLLWQTYTDGKWRTGTGPDRPHRPSRGESGPAAA
- a CDS encoding MarR family winged helix-turn-helix transcriptional regulator, coding for MTAPGENNESEHLLRSDFGAEESPGFLLWQVTNRWQAAQRAALDPFDLTHVQFVLLAALTWLTGNSGGEPVMQRDLAAQAATDPMMTSQVLRVLENKGLIERRDHPHDRRAKSLVPTETGVALVNRAIVAVESCDREFFAPLGENTPDFTVALRRLRDRG
- a CDS encoding EVE domain-containing protein, translated to MSKYWLAVVSRDHVRRGVELGIAQANHGKRAPVERMQPGDGFVYYSPRTGMREGEPIKAFTALGIIDDQPVWQADDQGGCFRPWRRAVDYDKTAAEVPIDRLRGELDLTSTPNWGIVLRRGLVELTAHDFAVISRAMVGE